In Devosia litorisediminis, one genomic interval encodes:
- a CDS encoding MFS transporter: MNTSALRPAVPLLVLIIAGCAVAAIGNGVRTSFGLFTLPMTADLGLSREGWGMAMAIQNLAWGIAQPFAGAYADRVGTGRTIAIGAAIYALGVVLMTISPNASIMAVTAGIITGVGIAISSFSVVMAAFGRAVPPEKRSLIFGVATAASSFGQFAFAPISQGFINAFGWQSALLYLGMALLLIIPLSYALRGRTENPIGQADLPFMETLAKAWGHGSYRLLVIGFFVCGFHLAFINVHMPAYLVQCGLSPATGSWTIAIIGLFNIVGSLLAGYLGGRLPKQILLATIYFLRALAIGLFLLFPVSELTAYTFAAAMGVLWLSTVPLTAGLVAMFFGARYLGMLYGIAFLSHQIGSFVGVWLGGYVFDMTGSYSLVWYLGIMLGLASAAMHLPINERAAPSFALKPA, translated from the coding sequence ATGAACACCTCAGCCCTTCGCCCAGCCGTGCCGCTGCTCGTGCTGATCATCGCCGGTTGCGCCGTCGCCGCGATCGGTAACGGCGTCCGCACCAGCTTTGGCCTGTTCACACTGCCCATGACAGCCGATCTGGGTCTGTCTCGCGAAGGTTGGGGCATGGCAATGGCCATCCAGAACCTGGCCTGGGGCATAGCCCAGCCATTTGCTGGCGCCTATGCCGATCGCGTGGGCACGGGCCGCACAATCGCCATCGGCGCGGCGATCTACGCGTTGGGCGTAGTCCTGATGACCATCTCGCCCAATGCCAGCATCATGGCTGTGACCGCCGGCATCATTACCGGCGTGGGCATTGCCATTTCCTCTTTCAGCGTGGTCATGGCCGCTTTTGGCCGTGCTGTTCCACCCGAAAAGCGCTCACTGATCTTTGGTGTCGCCACCGCGGCGTCGTCTTTCGGACAATTTGCCTTTGCACCCATTAGTCAGGGCTTCATCAACGCCTTTGGCTGGCAGTCTGCCCTGCTCTATCTCGGTATGGCATTGCTGCTGATTATACCACTCAGCTACGCCTTGCGCGGTCGCACCGAAAACCCGATTGGCCAAGCCGATCTGCCATTCATGGAAACCCTGGCCAAGGCCTGGGGGCACGGCTCCTATCGTCTGCTGGTCATCGGCTTTTTCGTTTGCGGCTTCCACCTGGCATTCATCAACGTCCACATGCCCGCCTATCTGGTGCAGTGCGGCTTGTCGCCAGCGACGGGCAGTTGGACAATCGCAATTATTGGTCTGTTCAATATTGTCGGCTCGCTGCTGGCCGGCTATCTGGGCGGTCGCCTCCCCAAGCAGATCCTGCTGGCCACTATCTACTTTCTGCGTGCGTTGGCTATCGGTCTGTTTCTTCTCTTCCCAGTTAGCGAACTGACGGCTTACACCTTCGCGGCTGCTATGGGCGTACTCTGGCTCTCCACCGTGCCGCTAACAGCAGGACTTGTGGCTATGTTCTTCGGCGCCCGCTATCTCGGCATGCTCTATGGTATTGCCTTTCTCAGCCACCAGATCGGCTCCTTTGTTGGTGTCTGGCTCGGTGGTTATGTGTTTGACATGACTGGCTCCTATAGTCTGGTTTGGTATCTGGGCATCATGCTGGGCTTGGCTTCGGCGGCCATGCACCTGCCCATTAACGAGCGCGCTGCACCCAGCTTTGCATTGAAGCCCGCCTGA
- the grxD gene encoding Grx4 family monothiol glutaredoxin yields the protein MTDINAFIDEKVKNNDVFLFMKGSPDFPQCGFSGQVVQILNYLGVPYDSANVLESDELRDGIKTYTNWPTIPQLYVKGEFVGGADIIREMFQAGELQTHMESAGIAVKQTA from the coding sequence ATGACCGACATCAATGCTTTCATCGACGAAAAGGTGAAGAACAACGACGTGTTCCTTTTCATGAAAGGCTCGCCCGATTTTCCTCAGTGCGGCTTTTCCGGTCAGGTCGTCCAGATTCTGAACTATCTCGGCGTCCCGTATGACAGCGCCAATGTTCTCGAGAGCGATGAACTGCGCGACGGCATCAAGACCTATACCAATTGGCCAACCATTCCCCAGCTCTATGTAAAGGGTGAATTCGTTGGTGGTGCCGACATCATCCGCGAAATGTTCCAGGCAGGAGAACTGCAGACCCACATGGAATCGGCAGGCATAGCGGTCAAACAGACCGCCTGA
- a CDS encoding HAD family hydrolase, producing the protein MTRAVFFDVDGVLVHGYHARPEAQQHRWNANLQAVLGIDPERFHQEFIYDIFMKKVIIGQTSLVEALERRLPALGYNGSPMTMLNYWLSHDSAINQPVLDVVRQLGARSDLRLYIATNQEHLRANWLWSHLGFAALFEDIFYSARIGALKPHQDYFDFIEKRIGPQTEPPLLFDDTPKVIDGARRAGWEAIQFDTVQDLTRHPWIAARLD; encoded by the coding sequence GTGACGCGGGCGGTATTTTTTGATGTCGATGGGGTGCTGGTTCACGGATACCACGCCCGACCAGAGGCACAGCAGCATCGCTGGAACGCCAACCTACAGGCAGTTCTGGGCATAGATCCGGAGCGCTTTCATCAAGAGTTCATCTACGACATCTTCATGAAGAAGGTGATCATCGGCCAGACCTCGTTGGTCGAGGCGCTGGAGCGACGCCTTCCCGCCCTGGGCTATAACGGCTCACCCATGACTATGCTGAACTATTGGCTGAGCCATGACAGCGCGATCAATCAGCCTGTTCTCGATGTTGTAAGACAGCTCGGCGCACGGTCTGATCTGCGGCTCTATATCGCCACCAATCAGGAGCATTTGCGCGCCAACTGGCTCTGGAGTCATCTGGGCTTTGCAGCGTTGTTCGAGGACATATTCTATTCGGCCCGCATAGGCGCGCTGAAGCCACATCAGGACTATTTCGACTTCATAGAAAAACGCATCGGTCCACAAACCGAACCACCCCTCCTTTTTGATGACACCCCCAAGGTCATCGACGGTGCCCGCCGTGCGGGCTGGGAGGCAATCCAGTTCGATACCGTTCAAGACCTCACCCGCCATCCCTGGATTGCCGCGAGGTTGGATTGA
- a CDS encoding DUF6665 family protein encodes MSLRDSLDLIAMVKPEAGTAALDNEIMAERASSLGAAEAKVIAAMSALATAGTDNTTALAHGRSVVWAYFVHRELIGFRQHTEVIQSLNIPPEVIAGLGAIEKRQ; translated from the coding sequence GTGTCGCTCCGGGACTCGCTTGATCTGATAGCCATGGTCAAACCCGAGGCCGGCACCGCCGCCCTCGACAATGAGATCATGGCGGAGCGCGCCTCGTCGCTGGGCGCCGCAGAAGCTAAAGTCATCGCCGCGATGTCCGCGTTGGCGACAGCAGGCACCGACAACACCACAGCATTGGCCCACGGCCGTAGCGTGGTTTGGGCCTATTTTGTACATCGCGAGCTTATTGGCTTCCGTCAACACACCGAGGTGATTCAAAGCCTCAACATACCACCCGAAGTCATTGCCGGACTTGGCGCAATCGAGAAGCGCCAGTGA
- a CDS encoding BolA family protein, producing the protein MAMEATEIERRIKAAIPDANIEIRDLAGDGDHWAATVISEQFRGKSRVQQHQLVYAALQPDMGGALHALALQTSVPD; encoded by the coding sequence ATGGCGATGGAAGCCACCGAAATCGAACGTCGCATCAAGGCCGCCATTCCGGACGCCAATATCGAGATCCGCGATCTGGCCGGCGATGGCGATCATTGGGCCGCCACGGTTATCTCTGAACAGTTCCGCGGCAAGTCACGCGTGCAGCAACACCAGTTGGTCTATGCCGCGTTGCAGCCCGATATGGGCGGGGCGCTGCATGCGCTCGCGCTCCAAACCAGCGTGCCCGACTAG
- the purL gene encoding phosphoribosylformylglycinamidine synthase subunit PurL, whose protein sequence is MSIPNDIVITPELVADHGLKPDEYQKILDLIGRTPTYTELGIFSAMWNEHCSYKSSKKWLKTLPTTGPRVLQGPGENAGVVDIGDGQAVVFKMESHNHPSFIEPYQGAGTGMGGILRDVFTMGARPVAAMNALRFGAVDHEKTRHLVSGVVAGIGGYANAFGVPTVGGEVEFDARYNGNILVNAFAAGLADTDKIFLSEAKGVGLPVVYLGAKTGRDGVGGATMASAEFGDDIEEKRPTVQVGDPFTEKRLLEACLELMATGAVIAIQDMGAAGLTCSAVEMGAKGDLGVELDLDKVPVRETNMTAYEMMLSESQERMLMVLHPEKEAVARAVFVKWELDFATVGKTTDDLRFRVLWQGDEVANLPIKELGDEAPEYDRAWTPAAPAAALASDDVPQMDVAEALLKLVGGHQIASRRWVYEQYDTLIQGNSMQLPGGDAGVIRVEGHPTKGLAFTSDVNPRYCEADPYEGGKQAVAEAWRNLTATGAEPLAATDNLNFGNPERPEIMSQLVHAIKGIGEACTALDFPIVSGNVSLYNETNGQGILPTPTIGGVGLLPDWTGMARIAFAAENQPILLIGSPDKRGTHLGQSIYLRDLFNRRDGAAPPVDLAHERRTGDFVRKLIRSGVVTACHDLSDGGLGVGLAEMAVASGIGAQIVDLEGHDPILQYFSEDQGRYLVTVNIDPQSDEMLALWNEGEKLGVFCPWIGSTGGTDLVLGAAKPLPVVDLKSAYEGWFPDFMDGAAA, encoded by the coding sequence ATGAGCATTCCCAACGATATCGTCATTACCCCTGAACTCGTCGCCGACCACGGCCTCAAGCCCGACGAGTATCAGAAGATCCTCGATCTGATCGGGCGGACGCCGACCTATACCGAGCTGGGCATCTTCTCGGCGATGTGGAATGAGCACTGCTCCTACAAATCGTCCAAGAAGTGGCTCAAGACCCTGCCCACCACGGGTCCGCGCGTACTTCAGGGCCCTGGCGAAAACGCTGGTGTGGTCGATATCGGCGATGGTCAGGCTGTGGTCTTCAAGATGGAGTCTCACAACCATCCATCTTTCATCGAACCCTATCAGGGTGCCGGTACCGGCATGGGCGGTATTCTGCGAGACGTCTTCACCATGGGCGCACGCCCGGTCGCCGCAATGAATGCCCTGCGTTTTGGCGCTGTCGACCACGAAAAGACCCGCCATCTGGTATCGGGCGTCGTGGCTGGTATTGGCGGCTATGCCAACGCCTTTGGGGTCCCCACCGTTGGCGGCGAGGTCGAGTTCGACGCGCGCTATAATGGCAACATCTTGGTCAATGCCTTCGCCGCGGGCCTCGCAGATACCGACAAGATCTTCCTCTCCGAAGCCAAGGGCGTTGGCCTGCCCGTCGTCTATCTCGGCGCCAAGACCGGCCGCGATGGCGTCGGTGGCGCGACCATGGCCTCTGCCGAATTTGGCGATGACATCGAAGAGAAACGCCCTACCGTGCAGGTTGGCGACCCCTTTACTGAAAAGCGTCTGCTTGAAGCGTGCCTCGAACTGATGGCGACCGGCGCCGTCATTGCCATTCAGGACATGGGCGCGGCAGGGTTGACCTGTTCGGCAGTCGAAATGGGCGCCAAGGGCGATCTGGGCGTCGAGCTGGATCTCGACAAGGTACCCGTACGCGAAACCAACATGACCGCCTATGAGATGATGCTGTCGGAATCCCAGGAGCGCATGCTCATGGTCCTGCATCCCGAAAAGGAAGCGGTAGCCCGGGCCGTGTTCGTGAAATGGGAACTCGATTTCGCCACCGTGGGGAAGACTACAGACGATCTGCGCTTCCGCGTGCTCTGGCAGGGTGATGAAGTCGCCAATCTGCCGATCAAGGAACTCGGCGACGAAGCCCCGGAATACGACCGTGCCTGGACCCCGGCCGCGCCTGCAGCCGCGCTGGCATCTGATGATGTGCCACAGATGGACGTGGCTGAGGCACTGCTCAAGCTGGTGGGCGGTCACCAGATCGCCTCACGTCGCTGGGTCTATGAGCAGTACGACACCCTGATCCAGGGCAATTCCATGCAATTGCCCGGCGGTGACGCCGGCGTGATCCGGGTTGAGGGACACCCTACCAAGGGGCTGGCCTTTACCTCTGACGTCAATCCGCGTTATTGCGAAGCTGATCCCTATGAGGGTGGGAAGCAGGCGGTGGCCGAAGCTTGGCGCAATCTGACCGCGACGGGTGCTGAACCTCTAGCCGCAACCGACAATCTCAATTTCGGCAATCCCGAACGCCCCGAAATCATGAGCCAGTTGGTCCATGCTATCAAGGGCATTGGCGAAGCCTGCACCGCGCTCGACTTCCCGATCGTGTCGGGCAATGTCTCGCTCTACAACGAAACCAACGGACAGGGCATTCTGCCTACTCCAACCATTGGTGGCGTTGGCCTTCTTCCGGACTGGACCGGTATGGCGCGCATCGCTTTTGCTGCAGAAAACCAGCCTATCTTGCTGATCGGCTCCCCCGACAAGCGCGGCACCCATCTGGGTCAGTCGATTTATCTGCGCGATCTGTTCAACCGCCGCGATGGCGCCGCCCCGCCTGTCGATCTGGCCCATGAACGTCGCACTGGCGATTTCGTGCGTAAGCTGATCCGTTCCGGCGTGGTCACCGCCTGTCACGATCTCTCCGATGGTGGCCTGGGCGTGGGTCTGGCGGAAATGGCCGTCGCCTCAGGTATCGGCGCACAGATTGTTGATCTCGAAGGCCACGATCCCATCCTGCAATATTTCAGCGAGGATCAGGGTCGCTATCTGGTGACCGTCAATATCGATCCGCAAAGCGATGAGATGCTGGCGCTTTGGAACGAAGGCGAGAAACTGGGTGTATTCTGCCCGTGGATCGGCAGCACAGGCGGCACAGATCTGGTGCTTGGTGCAGCAAAACCGCTCCCGGTTGTCGATCTCAAATCAGCCTATGAAGGCTGGTTCCCCGATTTCATGGACGGCGCTGCAGCCTAA
- a CDS encoding DJ-1/PfpI family protein has translation MSDAAPRASIAVVVFDGVEELDFVGPWEVFSVAKQLGAPLEVFTVGWPGTSINCAKGLKIIADYDFAGKPRADVVLVPGGKGTRQLAEDDSFNTELRAYLAQAKWQTSVCTGAALLARAGFLEGRRATTNRGALDFLRAHAPHTYILDQRYVHDGNVVTSAGVSAGIDMALWLVGHLFGEDTAHSTQNHMEYFPEPPYGTPA, from the coding sequence ATGTCTGATGCCGCCCCCCGCGCCAGCATAGCCGTAGTGGTCTTTGATGGTGTTGAAGAGCTGGATTTCGTTGGTCCCTGGGAAGTGTTCTCTGTCGCCAAACAACTGGGCGCACCGCTTGAGGTCTTCACGGTCGGCTGGCCCGGCACGTCAATCAACTGCGCCAAGGGTCTCAAGATCATTGCTGACTATGACTTTGCCGGTAAACCACGCGCTGACGTCGTTCTTGTCCCTGGGGGCAAGGGCACGCGCCAACTGGCTGAAGACGATAGTTTCAACACCGAACTGCGCGCCTATCTGGCTCAGGCCAAATGGCAGACTTCGGTATGCACGGGGGCTGCCCTGCTGGCACGTGCAGGTTTCCTAGAAGGCCGGCGGGCAACCACCAATCGCGGCGCGCTCGACTTCCTGCGTGCCCATGCACCGCACACCTACATTCTCGACCAGCGCTATGTGCACGACGGCAATGTTGTGACCAGCGCGGGCGTTTCGGCCGGCATCGACATGGCCTTGTGGCTGGTCGGACATCTGTTCGGCGAAGACACCGCCCACTCCACCCAGAACCACATGGAATATTTTCCAGAGCCGCCCTACGGAACCCCAGCCTGA
- the purQ gene encoding phosphoribosylformylglycinamidine synthase subunit PurQ: MKSAVIVFPGLNRDRDMIAALTKISGTAPAIVWHQDTDLPDVDLVVIPGGFSYGDYLRCGAIAARSPIMDRVRERAAKGTKVLGVCNGFQILIEAGLLPGALMRNQSLKFVCREVKLEVTNADTDFTRGYSQGQIIRCPVAHHDGNYFADTETLNRLEGENQVAFRYAEGTNPNGSLNDIAGILNDQKNVLGLMPHPENLIEAAHGGDDGRALFAGLLGQAA; this comes from the coding sequence ATGAAATCCGCCGTCATCGTCTTCCCTGGTCTCAATCGTGATCGCGACATGATTGCGGCCTTGACCAAAATTTCGGGTACTGCCCCGGCCATAGTCTGGCACCAGGACACCGATCTGCCCGATGTCGATCTGGTCGTCATTCCGGGCGGCTTCTCCTATGGGGACTATCTCCGCTGCGGCGCCATCGCTGCGCGCTCTCCCATCATGGATCGCGTTCGCGAACGCGCCGCCAAGGGCACGAAGGTGCTCGGCGTCTGCAACGGCTTTCAGATCCTGATCGAAGCGGGCCTGCTGCCCGGCGCCCTGATGCGCAACCAGTCGCTCAAATTCGTCTGCCGTGAGGTCAAGCTCGAAGTCACCAATGCTGACACCGATTTTACCCGTGGCTATAGCCAGGGCCAGATCATTCGCTGTCCGGTGGCCCATCACGACGGCAATTACTTCGCCGATACCGAAACGCTCAACCGGCTTGAAGGCGAAAACCAGGTCGCCTTCCGCTATGCTGAGGGCACTAATCCAAATGGTTCGCTCAACGACATCGCGGGTATCCTGAACGACCAGAAGAACGTTCTCGGTCTGATGCCACACCCGGAGAACCTTATTGAAGCCGCACATGGCGGCGATGATGGCAGGGCGCTGTTTGCGGGCCTGCTTGGGCAGGCAGCCTGA
- a CDS encoding acyltransferase family protein, with translation MAILQKRLDWVDMAKGLSIFLVVMMYAAASVGEDTGGISLFHWAIAFATPFRMPEFFLISGLFLSQVIDRPWRGFADRRVVHYLYFYALWAIIHIVFKVGLLATNPLGALEQLGWAVVQPYGVLWFIYMLAVVSAVTKVLHMLRAPVWGVFAVGAILQMAAIHTGAYAIDQLAAYFVFFYAGFVLAPHLFRLTAWATSNNALALVGLLIWAILNTALVFSPGFAMDPIHPVMGLAGLPGVHLVLALAGTAALCVIAALLTRLPVMDWLRWMGSKSLIIYVAFVLPMGIARTLLIKFGVLEPTLLTFITMAVAITSPLVLYWLVQRTGLGKFLFERPRWAHLPGTAKPRDQLQANPAE, from the coding sequence ATGGCAATCCTACAAAAGCGTCTCGATTGGGTGGATATGGCCAAGGGCCTGTCCATCTTTCTGGTGGTCATGATGTATGCGGCCGCCAGCGTGGGTGAAGACACTGGTGGCATCAGCCTTTTCCACTGGGCCATTGCCTTTGCCACCCCATTCCGCATGCCCGAATTCTTTCTGATTTCAGGCCTGTTTCTCTCTCAGGTCATCGATCGCCCCTGGCGTGGCTTTGCCGACCGTCGGGTGGTCCACTACCTGTATTTCTATGCCCTCTGGGCAATCATCCATATCGTCTTCAAAGTCGGGCTGTTGGCCACCAACCCCCTCGGCGCACTCGAACAGCTCGGCTGGGCGGTGGTGCAGCCATATGGCGTGCTCTGGTTCATCTATATGCTGGCCGTTGTTAGCGCGGTGACCAAGGTTTTGCATATGCTGCGAGCGCCGGTCTGGGGTGTCTTCGCCGTCGGTGCCATTCTGCAAATGGCCGCCATTCACACTGGCGCTTATGCCATCGATCAGCTCGCCGCCTATTTCGTGTTCTTCTATGCTGGCTTTGTACTCGCACCCCATTTGTTCCGTCTGACAGCCTGGGCAACCTCCAATAATGCCCTGGCTCTTGTGGGGTTGTTGATCTGGGCCATATTGAACACAGCGCTGGTCTTCTCGCCCGGCTTCGCAATGGACCCCATTCACCCCGTGATGGGTCTGGCTGGCCTGCCCGGTGTTCACCTGGTGCTGGCGCTTGCTGGCACAGCGGCGCTGTGCGTCATAGCCGCTCTTCTGACACGGCTGCCCGTCATGGACTGGCTGCGCTGGATGGGCAGCAAGTCGCTGATCATCTACGTTGCCTTCGTCCTCCCGATGGGCATTGCGCGTACGCTGCTGATCAAGTTCGGCGTCCTTGAACCCACCTTACTGACCTTCATCACCATGGCTGTCGCCATCACTTCACCGCTGGTTCTGTACTGGCTGGTGCAGCGCACGGGCTTGGGCAAGTTCCTGTTTGAGCGGCCCCGCTGGGCCCACCTGCCTGGCACGGCCAAGCCCCGCGACCAGCTGCAGGCCAACCCTGCCGAGTAG
- a CDS encoding NAD(P)/FAD-dependent oxidoreductase, producing MNVETLIIGAGPAGLTTAYELTKAGHSVAIVERDPVYVGGISRTVNYKGYRFDIGGHRFFSKSAEVEAWWTEIMGNEMLQRPRSSRIYYNGKLFDYPLRAGDALAKLGPVEALRCVISYGWAQIRPHRNVVSFEQWVVNNFGRRLFEIFFKTYTEKVWGMDCGDISADWAAQRIKGLNLYQAIIQSFGLGKKPSGSDGVIKTLINSFRYPRLGPGQMWERARDKIVDQGGTMMMGSTITAISQHAETGKWIAIVTDAQGKETKITADHLVSTAAVNELVRMLGADADPAVAAAAKGLRYRDFLIIGLITRGKESFDDNWIYIHDPSVKVGRIQNFKSWSPDMVPDPNTACYGMEYFCNAGDDTWDMSDADLIARAKQEIGQLGLAEPQDIIDGSVVRQPKAYPVYDDTYKINVDTITEGLEEQFTNLHLAGRNGMHKYNNQDHAMMTGILTAKNIIAGSSVHDVWGVNEDAEYHEGGSAGDDKIEERLVPRRIA from the coding sequence ATGAATGTCGAAACCCTGATCATTGGTGCCGGCCCTGCCGGTCTGACCACAGCTTACGAGCTGACCAAGGCCGGTCACAGCGTCGCCATCGTCGAGCGCGATCCCGTCTATGTCGGGGGCATTTCCCGCACGGTGAACTACAAGGGCTATCGCTTCGACATCGGCGGGCACCGCTTCTTTTCCAAAAGCGCTGAAGTCGAAGCCTGGTGGACCGAAATCATGGGCAACGAGATGCTGCAGCGTCCCCGCTCAAGCCGCATTTACTACAACGGCAAGCTCTTTGATTACCCGCTGCGAGCCGGCGACGCACTGGCCAAGCTTGGGCCGGTCGAAGCACTGCGCTGCGTAATATCCTATGGTTGGGCGCAGATCCGCCCCCACCGCAATGTGGTCAGTTTTGAACAATGGGTGGTCAACAATTTTGGCCGCCGTCTGTTTGAGATATTTTTCAAGACCTATACCGAAAAGGTCTGGGGCATGGATTGCGGGGACATTTCGGCCGACTGGGCCGCCCAGCGTATCAAGGGCCTCAATCTCTATCAGGCCATCATCCAGAGCTTCGGTCTCGGCAAGAAACCATCCGGCAGTGACGGGGTAATCAAAACCCTGATCAACAGTTTCCGCTACCCCCGCCTCGGCCCCGGTCAGATGTGGGAACGCGCCCGCGACAAGATTGTCGATCAAGGCGGCACCATGATGATGGGCTCAACCATCACGGCGATCAGCCAGCACGCCGAAACCGGCAAGTGGATCGCCATTGTTACCGATGCCCAGGGCAAGGAAACCAAGATCACAGCCGATCATCTGGTCTCGACCGCTGCGGTCAATGAACTGGTGCGCATGCTGGGCGCAGATGCAGACCCCGCTGTGGCCGCAGCCGCCAAGGGCCTGCGCTATCGCGACTTCCTGATCATCGGGCTGATCACGCGCGGCAAAGAAAGCTTTGATGATAACTGGATCTATATCCACGATCCCAGCGTCAAGGTCGGCCGCATTCAGAACTTCAAATCCTGGTCGCCGGATATGGTGCCGGACCCCAATACGGCCTGCTACGGCATGGAATACTTCTGCAATGCCGGCGACGACACCTGGGACATGAGCGACGCCGACCTTATCGCCCGCGCCAAGCAGGAAATCGGTCAACTCGGCCTGGCAGAGCCTCAGGACATCATCGATGGCTCGGTTGTTCGCCAGCCCAAGGCCTATCCAGTCTATGACGATACCTACAAGATCAATGTCGACACCATCACCGAAGGGCTCGAGGAGCAGTTCACTAATCTGCACCTGGCCGGGCGCAACGGCATGCACAAGTACAACAATCAGGACCATGCCATGATGACCGGCATCCTGACCGCCAAGAACATCATCGCTGGTAGCAGTGTTCACGACGTCTGGGGCGTCAACGAGGATGCCGAGTATCATGAGGGCGGCTCTGCCGGCGACGATAAGATCGAGGAACGCCTTGTCCCACGCCGCATCGCCTGA
- a CDS encoding GtrA family protein, translating into MSAVLLGAFPRYLVSAGAATCVDIALVQFLLTAGFARAPTLYAAAIALGALCGMGVNFVISRRFVFAPDDRAAHEQFTSFLVISLTTLLLRLLVAFALVTLFTLSIFDWLNQLPVAAPQERIAHLGAVGLVVLYSFLAHKHVSFAGGVLAFLANKAAVRP; encoded by the coding sequence TTGTCGGCGGTTCTATTGGGCGCTTTTCCACGTTACTTGGTCTCTGCAGGCGCAGCGACGTGTGTCGACATTGCGCTTGTGCAATTTTTGCTGACGGCAGGGTTCGCTCGCGCGCCCACGCTGTATGCCGCGGCCATCGCATTGGGTGCGCTATGCGGCATGGGCGTGAACTTTGTCATTTCCCGGCGCTTTGTCTTTGCCCCGGACGATCGCGCCGCGCATGAGCAATTCACCAGCTTCCTTGTCATTTCGCTGACCACACTGCTGCTGCGACTGCTCGTTGCCTTTGCGTTGGTAACCCTGTTCACCCTGTCGATCTTTGACTGGCTCAACCAGCTCCCTGTGGCCGCACCACAGGAACGCATCGCCCATCTTGGCGCTGTGGGACTGGTCGTCCTGTACTCATTCCTCGCCCACAAGCATGTTTCGTTTGCCGGTGGCGTTCTGGCTTTTCTCGCAAACAAGGCGGCGGTGCGCCCATGA
- the purS gene encoding phosphoribosylformylglycinamidine synthase subunit PurS, translating to MKARVTVTLKAGVLDPQGQAIEGSLRGLGFPDVGSVRQGKVFDLVVEGTDEAAARSQITSMCEKLLANTVIENYAIEISN from the coding sequence ATGAAAGCGCGCGTCACGGTCACCCTCAAGGCTGGCGTTCTGGACCCACAGGGCCAGGCGATTGAAGGCTCGCTAAGGGGTCTAGGTTTCCCCGATGTTGGCTCTGTCCGGCAAGGAAAGGTTTTTGATCTTGTCGTGGAAGGAACTGATGAGGCCGCCGCGCGTTCTCAGATCACCAGCATGTGTGAAAAACTGCTGGCCAACACCGTGATCGAAAACTACGCGATCGAAATCTCAAATTAA
- the purC gene encoding phosphoribosylaminoimidazolesuccinocarboxamide synthase has translation MNRRRKIYEGKAKILFEGPEPGTLVQYFKDDTTAGDGARHEVIDGKGVLNNRISEFVFTKLNGLGIPTHFIRRINMREQLIKEVEIIPLEIIVRNFAAGSLVKRLGLEPGTQLPRSIIEFCYKDDALHDPMVSEEHITAFGWATPAELDDIMSLAIRVNDFLTGLFMGVGIQLVDFKIECGRLYEGDLMRIVLADEISPDSCRLWDVKTRAKMDKDRFRENLGGLIESYRDVAQRLGILVETENALTTGPRLVQ, from the coding sequence ATGAACCGTCGACGCAAAATCTACGAGGGCAAGGCCAAGATCTTGTTCGAAGGTCCTGAGCCCGGCACTCTGGTTCAGTATTTCAAGGACGACACCACCGCAGGTGATGGCGCCCGTCATGAAGTCATCGACGGCAAGGGTGTTCTGAACAACCGAATCTCTGAGTTCGTGTTCACCAAGCTCAACGGCCTGGGCATCCCGACTCACTTCATCCGCCGTATCAACATGCGCGAGCAGCTGATCAAGGAAGTGGAAATCATTCCGCTCGAGATCATTGTGCGCAACTTTGCAGCTGGCTCGCTGGTCAAGCGCCTGGGTCTTGAGCCCGGCACCCAACTGCCCCGCTCCATCATCGAGTTTTGCTACAAGGACGATGCGCTGCATGACCCCATGGTCAGCGAAGAGCACATCACGGCCTTTGGCTGGGCCACCCCGGCCGAACTTGACGACATCATGAGCCTGGCCATTCGCGTCAACGACTTCCTGACTGGCCTGTTCATGGGCGTCGGCATTCAGCTGGTCGACTTCAAGATCGAATGCGGTCGCCTTTATGAAGGCGATCTGATGCGCATCGTGCTGGCTGACGAGATCAGCCCCGACAGTTGCCGCCTGTGGGACGTCAAGACCCGCGCCAAAATGGACAAGGATCGTTTCCGTGAAAACCTTGGCGGACTGATCGAAAGCTATCGCGACGTCGCTCAGCGACTTGGCATTCTTGTTGAAACCGAAAATGCGCTGACCACTGGTCCGCGTCTCGTTCAGTAG